The following is a genomic window from Asterias rubens unplaced genomic scaffold, eAstRub1.3, whole genome shotgun sequence.
GACAATAATAGACCACGGCAGGCCAAAACACCGCATCACCACATTTTCTCCAATCAGAAAACCAGTCGACCCTCTATTCTACCAGTATAACGCCGTTCTCGACACCcatgcccccaccccccccccccaccaaaaccAGCgtgatcttaaaggaacacattgccttggatcggacgagttgtctttgaaaagcggtcgaaaccgtttgttatgaaatgcatatggttagatagataatttaaaagtaaaatataatgatccacacaaacatgcctcgaaattttacggttttccttatacgtcgcgAACTAGCACGGTCGGCCCTTTCATAGAGTAAAAATTGTGACTCCGtgaaatggccgacagtgttattagttcacgacgtaaaaggaaaaccgtgcaatttcgagtgatacttgtgtgtatCACTATATTCAACTTTTTAAATATCtctctaaccatttgcatttccttacaaacggtttcaaaccattttcaaagaccaactcgtccgatccaaggcaacgtgttcctttaacagtcaAACTTCTGATTCCTGGGTAGAACGATGACATGGCttcagctaaacgaacgacgcTGTCGTTTAGTTCACCTCAAGGtttactgggtttttttttccaaactcagcaagatttttttttatgaaggcattggacacctaaggtaattttcatagaccagtcttctcacttggtgtatcccaacatatgcataaattaacaaatctgtgatttttttttatacaattggGCATCGtagttgcaaaagaaaaaacacccttgttgcacaactttgtgtgggctttcaaatgcctaaaaagtttcaggcctgaagtcttttagtattcgagtgagaaatttacctatttctcaaaaattacgttacttcagagggagcctttttccCACATTTTTTTATACtctaaacagctctccattgctcgtaattaTCGCGTAcgttttaacattattttgattaattaacaattttagtgtccagtgcctttaagacaaaattCGACAACTTCGAATCCAATTTTGATtctaatgttaaaaaatacgTGACTGTGAGGACAAAACGCCATTTTAGGTCACCAATCATCCAATGCAAAGGAAAATAACCATTCTACCGTCATAACTAAACAACTCAGCAATTGGGAGCAGCTTcccagatttgttttttcaaaaacaagatCATAAAAATCAGAGACCATAATACGGTTTTAGGGTCTATAAACAATGAAAGAATATGTCAAAGCGACGAGATGGCCTGATGTTAGGGAGAACTTTAGCtacacgttacgcgagcaaaacgtgaacgtgaacgtgacgacattatttttgttgtaaaaatctcacgttttaagcATACGTGAAATTACCACTTTTCACGTCAGGCTAgaaacaatacaattttctgacgttcgcGTTCACGTTTTAGCTCGTGtaaacgtgcagctaaaccttcCGAAGTCACACTGcagataacgagaacgataacgataacgacgattagagaacgcattctattggttgaattgctccacgcagaatacacccacgctcattcaaccaatctagggcgtgcatttttattgttttcgttttaattatttaaatgccCGGTAACACAGGCCACACGTGGCTTAAGTTTTGTCTGCTACGGGCCCCGAAACGCCACGATACTCCAAATGGAAGACAAAGGGTACAAATTAGATTCTCAAAGTCAAATGCGTTTCTTATTAGGGGTAACAATCTCGCATAGAATTATAAGAGAGCAAAGAAAACTTACTATCCATCCCTTCTTATTCATGTAACAGTAGACCTCTAGGCCGTCAGGATACTGAGATGGGGTGATATTGTACACACCACTCTTGTTGTGACCAGCGTCCAGCAAGGCCTGGCAGTCAACGTATACGGGCTTGGTGGTCGTCGTAGTAGGTTCAGTGGGTGTAGTTGGTGGAACCGTCGTAGTTGGCGGGTCGGTGGTCGTAGTTGGCGGGTCTGTGGGGGTGGTTGGCTGGCCGTTGGTGGTTGCGCTTGGCTGATTGGTCGAGGCATCTTTTGAAGatactaaaatacaaaataagaaaGTATGCAACAGTAAACCTACGAGTAGTAGTAGGTCGGAGTAGATATGATTGCTGACATTGTTTTTCATCAAAGACGTTGAAGAGTCAACGGTACATTTGAAAGTCATTTTTCAAAACACAGTCACACCTTATCCAGTCCGATGGAATCTCCAAAACGGATGAAAACTCCCTAGCAATAAATGATTTAGACGATGAGTAGAGAACattaaatcaacaaatttgttctTGTGTTTTGGTTTAAACCTAGTTTGTAACAGAAAATGAGAATTTTCCCCACAGTATCATTGAGCGGCCATTTTCCCCCATTCAAACCgttgtaaccaaaccgaggctgaagtaaaatagtctggttcctttgtCGAGAATTAGAACTACGTGTCATTATTGCGTATGCCACGGCCCAGGTACCCAGCTTGTTTACTGCATACTCCTTTACGTTGTTCCCATGTTTGCATATATTCAGACAGAATTCAAGGGTATTCTTTCAATACTATCATCATCAgaagactgtgtaagttttatgtgaatctgtgatcttagacgagttttttTCTCTTACCAATATAGTaaaagtttgcggtaataccatgtaatgataatctctaaatgagctggggtggttctgaaaagaaccattggtttcttTCAAGAAGCACCCCAACTTAATCAGAGATTATCATTGCATGGTCTTACGCAAACCtttatatcgtatttccaccatgcaatgtttcaaatcctCCCAATTCTGTAGCGTTCCTTCTATAATTTCTCACCTTCGCAATTAAAATGAGCGCGAATCCTCGCCACGTCACTCGTAAAGAGCGGTTGATCTGTGAAACTCGCCCCGTCCAATCTTCCTTCCGCTACGGTCGGGTTGACCCCTCCAATCCTGATCCGTGTGCAGGAGCATCGGTTCGCGTGGTCTTCAGAGGGCAATATCCACCGGAGTTTGCCCTCGCTCTCCGGGTCACGTTCTTGTCCGTAGTAGCACACTCTCCCGTCGTCGCCTCGGCTTCCAACAACCAGTACTTTAACATGAAATCGaatcagaaaacaaaattgctcgTCAAGCTATACGACTTTTTGCAATACGGTGGACAcaatactgggtgcgttcgattagcttccctgggtctaccccgcggtgctcactcgggtgagcccctgaaaagAGCTAAACGACCGATCACTCACCGGTtttgtagtgacgtcatgcacctgggccACTCTCCAAGTGatccactccacaagcagggcactggggctaacccgggtgagcccatggaatgacgtcaaagctaatcgaacgcaccgggggaaGACCGGGGTCAGACCGGGgtcagaccggggtcgacccaggcaagctaaacgaacgtaccCATAACACGTTTAGGTTTGGATAAATCTGTCTGTACACACCTACACCAAAAAGTACACTAGTAATTTATTGTCCACCATGCCTCAAAAAGGCCAATGTATGGtatccccaccccccccccccgaaacaAAATAGTTGTCCGGGTTGGTTCGCGATGTGGGGCATGCTGTAGGCCCTCCGCCCTATTGTGCCCTCTTATTGTGTCCATGGAATCTCATGAATTCTTTGGAGGAGTATATAGGGGCGGGTCTTCGTTATCTATCTGCCATAAACGCATAGTTTTGTGTGTTGAaaa
Proteins encoded in this region:
- the LOC117306318 gene encoding ficolin-2-like, translated to MDGERTERKPGKVFTLVLVALSVLVVGSRGDDGRVCYYGQERDPESEGKLRWILPSEDHANRCSCTRIRIGGVNPTVAEGRLDGASFTDQPLFTSDVARIRAHFNCEVSSKDASTNQPSATTNGQPTTPTDPPTTTTDPPTTTVPPTTPTEPTTTTTKPVYVDCQALLDAGHNKSGVYNITPSQYPDGLEVYCYMNKKGWIVFQRRVDDTVSFIRSWAEYRDGFGDKKGSFWLGNEILRRLTEPVAGEKGWQMRVRLNLVGQLNNQSGVYNDFRVDGEKYTLHVGTFKDNPQDPL